The sequence ACTGGATAAGCTCAAGCTTGCGCAGCAGCTCTGTGGGCAGAACGCGCAGGGTGGTTTTGACCTCGAGCTGGAATTTTTTGTCCAGTTTGTCGTCATAGACGGGATTAATGGTAATTTTAGCCACATCCATCAGGCGGGCACGCCCGGTGATGGAGAAGAGGGCCTCCACGCTCGGCGGGGCCTTGGCGTCTTTTTTGGGCGCGGCAACCACGCACTTGCCCGAGCCTTCGGCAAAGGCGGGCAAACCCTTGATGCTGATGCGGGCGGCGGCGTTGTTTTCCGGCAAGGCTGTGACGGGCGCGGTGACGACAACCTCGTCGCGGCGTTCGTTCCACACAAGGCGGGGCGCGCCAAGGGCAAGGCCGCTTTTGGCATCGCTGGGGGTAATGCTAATGCGCCCATCCATATCCTGCGTGCCCACGGGCCAGATAAAACGCAAGGGGACGGAAACGGCATGCGCGCCCTTGGGCGAGGGATCAATCCAGAACGTTTCCTTGCCAACGCGCACGGCCTGGGGCTGGGTGGCGTACACCGCCTGCCGCTTGAGGGAAAAACGCCCCGGCAGGGACATTTTTTCCAGAGAAATGGAGTAGCGGGTATCGGGCGACAGGTGCTCCTTGGGGGTAAACTCCATGGTAGAGTCGTCAACCCAGCGCCACACGCCAGCCACGGGAGGAGTCATGCGCACGCCGTCCACAACGCGGCCCTCCTCCCCTGCGGGGGAAGAGGCGCACTGGCGCGACCAGTCCGCACCGTATTCTTTTTTGCAGCGGGCTTCATCCACCTGAAAAGTTATGGAAAATCCTTCGCGGCGTAGCCAGTTGTCCTCCTGCGGATTGCTGGGCGCGGCCACCCTATAGGCAGGCCCGGCCAGCGCGGGAGCGGCTTGCAGAAAAACAGCCAGAATTATGAGCAGGAAACGCAGTGGCGTTGTCGGCATGATTCCTCCGCAGTGCGGTAAAGGGCAGGAGCGAAAATCCGGTGCCCACATGGCCCGGAGCGCTGCAAAACAGGTGGAATTATGAAGAAAGTGCCCGCTAACGCTACGCGTTAACAGGTGCTATGCTATGAATGCCGGATTCGGCAGTATTTGTCTACGGCGGTCATGAAGCAGGGACGGGTGCTGCCGGATTGCGCCGGGGGGAGGCGCAATCCGCAGAAGATGAAGGAATGTGCTGGACCGCGCAATCTGCACGTACAGGAAGATGCGCATAATCGCGCCGCCCTAGTACGCCATCCTAGTCCGCCAGCCCTGGGCAGGCCCGGTCTTCAAGGCTGTCCGCATTGAGCCACATATGGCGGATGATGCCGTCCACGAGGCCTATCTTGGGTATGACAAGCTGCTTTGCGCCCGACATGTCAACCACGCCGAGGAATATGTCCAGTGCCGGAACAATAACGTCCGCCCGGTAGGCGTTGAGGCTGTATTTTTCCATGCGGCCTTCCAGCGGCAGGGCCAGCAGATCCTTGTAGAGGGCGCGCAGTTCCGGCGCGCCAACGGGCTTGCCGTCCCGTTTTTCAAGCAGCTTTGAAACCTTGTTGATATTGCCGCCAGAGGCAATGACGCATTCCGGCGCGTAGGTTTCGCCCAGTCTGCGCATTTCTGCAGCAAAGCGCTCGCGCTCTGCCGGGTTCACCGCCTTGGCGAGAATGCGCACCGTGCCGAGCTGAAAGGAAAAAGCCTCTTGCAGCTTGCCATCGCGCAGGGCAACCACCTCTGTGCTACCGCCGCCCACATCCACATACAGGGCGCTGTCCACATCGGTGTATCTGGCAAGGGCGTTGGCGTTAAAGAGAATCTGCGCTTCTTCCAGCCCGCTGATGATATCGATGCGCAGGCCTGTTTTTTCGCGCACAAGATTTATGATGTCCTGCCCGTTGGCGGCATCGCGCATGGCGCTGGTGGCGCAGATGCGGTAGTGGCCAACCCCGTATGCCCGCATGATGTGGGCAACGCCGATCATGGCGTCCAGAAAGGCAGCCTGCTTTTGTTCAGAGATGGCCCCGTAAAGGAAAACATCCGTCCCAAGGCGAATGGGAATGCGAAGGTAGGCGTTTTTTTTGACTGGCTTGTCGGGACTCAGCTCTTCAACATTGCTGATGAGAAAGCGTATGGCGTTGGAGCCCACGTCAATGGCGGCAAGCATGCTGGGTTTCACTCTGTCTCCTCTGGAGCATTTAACACTTGAAATACTCGCTTACGGCAGGCGAAGCCTGCCTGCTCGCATTTCGCGGCAAGGATTTTCTGAAAAATCCTTGTAGAGCAGTTAACTCACTTCATTCGTAAACTGCTCTTTCGGCAGTGGGTGAAATGCCTTGCGGTAGTTACCACACGCCCTGAGGCGCGGTTCGGTAAGACTACACCAAGACCGCAGGAATATACACTGGTTTTTAGGGCGAGGGGTGCAGGAAAGCCTGCGCCTTCAGGGCTTCTTTACATTGACTGCCTGCATGTCGGCGCGGATTTTTTCAGCGCTCATGCTGAGCAGTCAGACCTTTGAATGGCAAGCAGCTCTATGGTTCGGCCATAGCGGCAGCCGTTTCGTCGCGCGCGATAGCATCTGCCGTGCGCGTGGGTTTTCGGTTTCTGGCTGCGGGTGACCGCGACTTTTTGGCCCGGCTGGTTTCGTTCTGAGCGGCAGGCGCATCTGCCGCAGGGCGGGCGGCCATACGGCTGTAATATTCGTGCAGTACCGTTTGCGAGCGGCAGGGGGCCACGGATTCGCCCTTGCTGTATTTGTTGACCCCGGTGCCGTCAAGAATGCGGGCTTTGACGTTATCCGCCCACTGAATGTCAAAAATATCCCGCAGGTTCTGGCGCAGGGCCGGGCAGTGGACAGGGGCAGCAACCTCCAGCCTGCGGTCAAGATTGCGGGGCATCCAGTCGGCGCTTGAAATATAGGCCAGTTCACTGCCGTTGTTGCAAAAGAGCGCAATGCGCGCATGTTCGAGAAATTTGTCCACAATGCTGATGGCCCGGATGTTTTCGCTCAGATCCTGAACCTGCGGCTTGAGGCAGCAGGCGCTGCGCACAATAAGGCGTATTTCCACCCCGGCCTTGCTGGCGCGGTAAAGCAGCCGGATCATGGATTCATCGGTGAGGCTGTTGAGTTTTACGTGGATGTACGCCTTTTTCCCGGCTTTGGCATTGCGTATTTCTCGCTCGATAGCGTTGGTGAAAAAGGCGCGCATGCACTGGGGGGCCGCCACCAGCTCCCGACACGAAACCGGCTTGTGCGAGGCATTAAGAAAATTGAAGATGGTGCGGGCGTCTTCCGCAAATCCGGGATTGGCTGTCAGCAGCCCCATGTCGCTGTACAGGCGCGCCGTGTCTTCGTTGAAGTTGCCGGTGCCTATGTAGACATAGCCTGTTTTTTTGCCGCCCTCGGCGCGCTCCACAAGAATGACCTTGCTGTGCACCTTGAGGTCTTTGAGGCCGTGGATGACGCGCACCCCGCCCTGATGCAGCATGTCGATGCTTTTGACGTTGCGCTCCTCGTCAAAGCGGGCCATGAGCTCCACGCATGCCGTAACCCTTTTGCCGTTCTGCGCTGCGTTTATAAGGGCGTTGATGATGCGTGAATGGTCAGCAGTACGGTACAGGGTGATGGAAATATCCGTCACCTTGGGGTCGATGGCCGCCTCGCAAAGAAATTCCACCACGTGGTTGAAGGTATGGTAGGGAAAGTGCAGCAGAATATCCTTGCTGCGCACTACCTTGAGAATGCTGGAAAAGGGTTTGATATCCGGATGGGTGAGGGCGGGCATGACGGCGTTTTCCAGATCTGGGCGCACACGCGGAAAACTCATGAGACTGCGCATCATGTGGTAGCGTGCGCCGGGGTCAAGCTCGCTCTTTTTGAGGTTGAGCTTTGAGGCCAGCAGAAAGAGCAGGTCTTCGGGCATGGCGCTGTCGTAGATAAGGCGCACCGGGCGGCCCCGCAGGCGGTGTTCCAGCCCTTCTTCCATTTTTTCAATGAGGCTTTTGGACACGTCGTCGTCAAGGCTCAGCTCCGCATCGCGCATTACCTTGAAGGTGTATGCCGAAATACGGTCGTAGTTGAACATGAAGAAAATATTGTTCAGGCACAGCCTGATGATGTCGTCCACAAAGATGATGTCGTGGCAGCCGGGCGACGAGGGCATTTCCACAAAGCGCGGGCAGGCCGCGTTGACGGGGATGCGCAGCACCGCATAGCGGCATTTGCCGGGGGCTGCGTCTGATTCCATCTTGACGGTATGGTATATCTGGCTGTCTTGCAGAAAGGGCAGCCTGGCGGATTTGTTCAGAATAAGCGGCACCAGATGCGGATAGACCACGTTGCCGAAATAGCCACGGCAAAAGGCATCCTGGCCTTCGCTGAGTTCTGTTTCGTCGCGCACGCGTATGCCCTCGTGCTCCATGGCATCCAGCACTTCCTCGTAGGTTTCGCGAAAGGCCATTTGCGCGGTGGCGGCCTTGTCGTTAACGCGCTGCAAGGCCTCATCCGGCGTTAAGCCGCCCATGAGCAAGGGCTTTATCTTGCTCTTGGAGCGGGTGAGCCGCACAAGGGAAGCCACGCGAACCTTGATGAACTCGTCCTGATTGCTGGAAAAAATACCCAGAAAGCGCAGCCGCTGCATAAGCGGCGTGGAGTGGTCGCGGGCTTCCTGCAATATTCGTTCGTTAAAGCTGAGCCAGCTCAGTTCCCTGTTGTTCATAACAGCCGAAGGCTTCATCGTGTGCTCCCGTGGCATTGACGTAAACATCAGGGCAATAACTACCCGCGCTTACGACTGTTATGTATGATGGATTTGTTACAATTGCGTGGCGCAAGCCTGTATTTGCCGATGCGCGGGCAAGGCTTTGCCGCATTTGCCGCGCGCCAAATAAAAAGGGCGTCCGCCTGTGCATGGCGGACGCCCTGATGGGTCTTGCACTGTCAGTGTCGTGTTAGCCGCGCTTCATGTCGGCCACCAGCTTGCTCAGGGTGCTCGCCTGAGTTGCCAGATCCGCCACAGAGCCGGAAGCGGCGTTCATGGCGTGGGCTGTCTGCTCGGAGCGTTCATTGACCTCAAGGATTGACTTGTTGATCTCGTCGCTGCTTGCGGACTGTTCCTCGCTGGCCGTTGCGATGGCGCGTACCTGATCGGCTGTGGAAAGCGCGTTGTTGACGATTTCGCGCAAGGCTTCGCCCGATTTGTTGGCAAACGTTGTGGCGGTTTGCACCTGCTCAAGGGCATTGTCCATGCTTTGCACGCTCTTGGATGTACTTTGCTGGATGGCCGCAATGGCGTTGCCCACATCGTTGGTCGAAGCCATGGTCTTTTCCGCCAGTTTGCGCACTTCATCGGCCACCACGGCAAAGCCACGTCCTGCCTCGCCAGCGCGGGCGGCTTCAATGGCGGCGTTGAGGGCCAGCAGGTTGGTTTGGTCGGCTATGTCTGAAATAACATTCATGATGCGGCTGATGGCCTGGGCATGTTCGTTGAGCGTACCCATGTCGCCCTTGAGCGCCATGGAAACCGAATGCACCCGGTCAATGCTTTGCAGGGCCTGCTGTACGATTTTTTCACCGTTTTCGGCATTGGCTCTGGTCTGGTCAGACATGTCTGAAGCGGACGAGGCATTGCTCGCCACCTCGCGTACGGTGGCGTTCATCTGGTTCATGGCGGTGGCGGCATCGCCGAGACGCAGGGCAGACTCGCTCGAAAGGTGGTTGGCCTGACCGATGTGGGCTTCAAGCTCGTTTGAAGCGGACGAGATCACCTTCACCACTTCTTCCAGTTGCATGGCGGCAGAGAGCATGCCCTCGCGGCGGGCGTTTTCCGCCTCTTTGCGGGCGGCCTCTGCCTGCTCTGTGGCGGCTTTTGCCAGGGCGGTCTGCTGTTCGGCCTCCTCGCCTTTCTGGCGGGCGGTGGTGATCATTTCCTGCAGATTGCTCACCATGTTCAGCAGGGCAGCGTGCAGCTCGGCCAGTTCGCCGTAAAACTGCCGGGCATCAAGGTTCACGTTGAGATCGCCGGTGGCGACCTTGTCGGCCTCCTTAACAATAAGGCTCAAGGGCCGATTGATGGAGCGCGCTATGACCCAGGCGATCAGCAGCATGATCAGGGCCACGCTGAGGGTAATGATCACGCTGGCGTGCACGGCGGTGTTGGTGGCCGCAAAAATCTCTTCCTCAGACTGGAGCATGAGGATCTTCCAGCCGTGCGGCGTGGTGAGCACATTGGCGCGCACATCCCGCCCGTTTACAACTGTTTGCAGAGAGCCGTCCTTGGTGTTGAAGAGCTTCACAAGGCCGGGATCCTGTATGTCCTTGCCAATGATCTTGCCCGTCAGATCCTTGTTGCGCGGGTCGCAGAGGATGCGCCCCGTGTTTTCAAGCAGCATGAAGTAGCCGGTCTTGCCGAAATTGAGTTCGGCAAAGCGCTGCGACAGGCCGTTGAGCGAAACGTCGATGCCCAGAACGCCTGTAAAGTCGCCCCGGCGCGAAAACATTTTGTGCGTGATGGCCACCACCAGTTCACCAGTGATGGAAAGGTAGCTGTCGGCCAGGCCGACCTTTTGCGACGAAGCCGCGCGCTGCGTGTACCAGGGGCGCTTGCTGGTATTGTAGCCAGCGGGCACCTTGGTATTGTCGGCAGAGGTCGCGTAGCTGCCGTCAGTGTAACCTGCGTAGGCTTCAACGTAATCTTCGGAGCCTTCGTCAAGCCGCACCAGCGGCTGAACAGTTTTGAAGGCATCTACCGAAAGATCGGCCCGAAGAAAAACGTCCGCTTCTTTATTGTTGGAGAAGTTGGGGAAAAGACCCACAGCTTCAGCAATGTAAGGTTCCTGCGCGAGCAGGGCAACATCGCGTTCCGCCCCGCTGATGAATGTTTCCACATAGTTGTTCATGAGGCGCAACTGGGTTGAGGAATTGGAAATATAGCTTTCCTCGGCATTGTTGCGCATGGTCATGATCATGAAGGGCAGGGTGCCTGCTGCCATCACAATAATTGTAAAAAGGAATCCTAGAATAACGCGCAGTCTGATAGTCATAGCAAGGCTCCTGCTCAATCTGAAGTGGACGTGCGTCCAGCCTGGCGGATCTGACGCTAATAAAACTATCGGTTTGTTTTTCAGAAGCTTAA comes from uncultured Desulfovibrio sp. and encodes:
- the ppk1 gene encoding polyphosphate kinase 1; amino-acid sequence: MKPSAVMNNRELSWLSFNERILQEARDHSTPLMQRLRFLGIFSSNQDEFIKVRVASLVRLTRSKSKIKPLLMGGLTPDEALQRVNDKAATAQMAFRETYEEVLDAMEHEGIRVRDETELSEGQDAFCRGYFGNVVYPHLVPLILNKSARLPFLQDSQIYHTVKMESDAAPGKCRYAVLRIPVNAACPRFVEMPSSPGCHDIIFVDDIIRLCLNNIFFMFNYDRISAYTFKVMRDAELSLDDDVSKSLIEKMEEGLEHRLRGRPVRLIYDSAMPEDLLFLLASKLNLKKSELDPGARYHMMRSLMSFPRVRPDLENAVMPALTHPDIKPFSSILKVVRSKDILLHFPYHTFNHVVEFLCEAAIDPKVTDISITLYRTADHSRIINALINAAQNGKRVTACVELMARFDEERNVKSIDMLHQGGVRVIHGLKDLKVHSKVILVERAEGGKKTGYVYIGTGNFNEDTARLYSDMGLLTANPGFAEDARTIFNFLNASHKPVSCRELVAAPQCMRAFFTNAIEREIRNAKAGKKAYIHVKLNSLTDESMIRLLYRASKAGVEIRLIVRSACCLKPQVQDLSENIRAISIVDKFLEHARIALFCNNGSELAYISSADWMPRNLDRRLEVAAPVHCPALRQNLRDIFDIQWADNVKARILDGTGVNKYSKGESVAPCRSQTVLHEYYSRMAARPAADAPAAQNETSRAKKSRSPAARNRKPTRTADAIARDETAAAMAEP
- a CDS encoding methyl-accepting chemotaxis protein, with translation MTIRLRVILGFLFTIIVMAAGTLPFMIMTMRNNAEESYISNSSTQLRLMNNYVETFISGAERDVALLAQEPYIAEAVGLFPNFSNNKEADVFLRADLSVDAFKTVQPLVRLDEGSEDYVEAYAGYTDGSYATSADNTKVPAGYNTSKRPWYTQRAASSQKVGLADSYLSITGELVVAITHKMFSRRGDFTGVLGIDVSLNGLSQRFAELNFGKTGYFMLLENTGRILCDPRNKDLTGKIIGKDIQDPGLVKLFNTKDGSLQTVVNGRDVRANVLTTPHGWKILMLQSEEEIFAATNTAVHASVIITLSVALIMLLIAWVIARSINRPLSLIVKEADKVATGDLNVNLDARQFYGELAELHAALLNMVSNLQEMITTARQKGEEAEQQTALAKAATEQAEAARKEAENARREGMLSAAMQLEEVVKVISSASNELEAHIGQANHLSSESALRLGDAATAMNQMNATVREVASNASSASDMSDQTRANAENGEKIVQQALQSIDRVHSVSMALKGDMGTLNEHAQAISRIMNVISDIADQTNLLALNAAIEAARAGEAGRGFAVVADEVRKLAEKTMASTNDVGNAIAAIQQSTSKSVQSMDNALEQVQTATTFANKSGEALREIVNNALSTADQVRAIATASEEQSASSDEINKSILEVNERSEQTAHAMNAASGSVADLATQASTLSKLVADMKRG